ATTTCAATTCAATTACATCATCATCATTTACATTATTGCTCTCAAGCGATGTGTTAATGGTATGTGTGTAAATCATCATATTTTAAAACCCGTTTGAGTACATCAAACGGGTTTTTTAATTCTAACTCTCTTTGTACTCAAACTATTAATCCAACAAACAACTAAAAAAATGAGTACTTTAAAAATTGCAATTCAAAAATCTGGTCGTTTAAACGAAGACAGCATCCAAATTCTAAAAGACTGCGGTATTTCAATCAACAACGGAATCGATCAGTTAAAAGCTGAAGCTTCAAATTTTCCTCTTGAAGTTTTGTATCTTAGAAATTCAGATATCCCTCAATATTTAATAGACGGAGTAGTAGATTTAGCCATTGTTGGTGATAATCTTTTGGTAGAAAAAGGAAAAGGAATCGAAGTGGTACAGAAATTAGGATTTTCAAAGTGTAAAGTTTCTGTAGCTGTTCCTAAAGTTCTAGAATATAACTCAATACAAGATTTAGCGGGATTGCGTATTGCAACTTCTTATCCCAATACAGTTAACGAATATTTTAATAAATTTGGTTTAACTGTCGATATTCATCAAATTTCTGGTTCTGTAGAAATCGCACCAAACATTGGTCTTGCCGATGCAATTGTAGATATTGTTTCAAGCGGAAGCACTTTATTCAAAAACAACCTTAAGGAAGTTGAAGTGATTCTAAAAAGCGAGGCCGTTTTAGCTGTTTCGCCAAAAGTTTCTCCAGAAATTCAAAAGCACATTGATACTTTAAAATTTAGAATTCAGGCGGTATTAAGAGCTAGAAATTCAAAATATATTCTAATGAACGTTCCAAACGATAAAATCGAAGCAGTTGGAAAAATCCTTCCAGTTTTGAGAAGTTTAACGGTTCTTCCTTTAGCTCAAGAAGGTTGGAGCAGCGTTCACTCCGTAATTGACAAAGATACTTTCTGGGATGTAATTGACCAGTTGAAAGAAGTAGGAGCAGAAGGGATTCTAGTTTGCCCAATTGAGAAAATGGTTCTGTAGGGCTTTGCCCGCTTTAGGTAATCACCCTAAAATCAGAAAAAAAAAACACAAAGTTAATTAGCTTATAGCCTACAGCTTAAAGCTTAAAGCAAAAAAAATAATGAATAAAATAGATAATCCAAAACCAGAAATATGGTCTGAAATATTAAAAAGGCCAACTAAAACTGTTGATGATATTGAGATTACAGTAAAAGAAATCTTCAAAGAAGTGCAAAGAAAAGGAGATGAAGCTGTAGCAAAATACACTTCGATTTTTGATGGAATTTCACAAGACAATTATGAAGTTTCAGAAGAAGAGATAAAAGAAGCGATTAGTTTGATTCCGAGTGAATTAAAAGAAGCTATTGAATTAGCAAAAGAAAATATTTATAAATTCCACAACGCTCAGAAAACAGAAAGAGTCGAAGTTGAAACAATTGAAGGAGTAAATTGTTGGCAAGAGAAAAGACCGATTCAAAAAATTGGTTTGTATATTCCTGGCGGAACTGCGCCTTTGTTTTCTACTGTTTTAATGTTGGCGGTTCCGGCTGAAATTGCTGGTTGCAAAGAAATTGTATTGTGTTCTCCACCAGATAAAAAAGGAAAAATTAATCCAGCTATTTTATATGCTGCTAATTTATGCGGAGTAACGAAAATTCTAAAAGTTGGAGGAATTCAGGCTATTGCGGGAATGACTTTTGGAACCCAGTCGATCCCTAAAGTATACAAGATTTTTGGCCCAGGAAATCAGTTTGTAACAGTAGCAAAACAACTGGCAACTCAGTTTGGTGTTGCAATTGACATGCCAGCAGGGCCATCAGAGTTGTTAATTGTGGCTGATGATACAGCGGTTCCGGCATTTGTGGCTTCAGATTTATTATCTCAAGCAGAACACGGTACAGATAGCCAAGTGATTTTAGTTTCGACTTCAAAAAAACTAATTGAAGAAGTAGAGAAAGAAGTACAATCTCAGTTAGAAGTGCTTCCAAGAAAAGCGATTGCAGAAAAAGCGATTGAAAATTCGAAATTGATTTATGTGGAAAACGATCAAATCGCTTTAGATTTAATCAATGAATATGGGCCAGAACACTTTATAATCTGTTCAGAATATGATGATTTCTATTGTAATGGAATCGTAAATGCGGGTTCTGTTTTTATTGGAAATTATACGCCTGAAAGTGCCGGAGATTACGCCTCAGGAACCAATCATACTTTACCAACAAATGGTTATGCGAAGAATTACAGCGGTGTAAACCTGGATAGTTTTATGAAATCGATGACTTTTCAGAAAATTACTAAAGAAGGAATTCTGAATATAGGAAGCGCTATCGAAACTATGGCTGAAGCTGAGGGATTACAAGCGCATAAGAATGCTGTAACATTAAGATTGAAGAGTTTAGAATAAAAAAATAGAACACAGAATATAGAAAATAGAAGAAAGAAGATAGAATAGAAAATAATAGGTAGTTTGGAAAGTCTATTCTCTTTATTCTTTTCTCTATATTCTAAAAATTAAGGTAATGAAATTCGATATAAATACAATAACACGTGAAAACGTAAAATCATTAAAACCATATTCTTCGGCTAGAGACGAGTTTGAAGATTTTGATACAGCCGAAATGATTTTTCTGGATGCCAATGAAAATCCGTTTCAAAATGGAGTAAATCGTTATCCAGATCCTCAACAGAACTCGGTTAAAGCTATTTTGGCTAAGAATAATTTAGTAAAGCAAAGTCAGATTTTATTAGGGAATGGAAGTGATGAAGTTTTGGACTTGCTTTTTAGAGCTTTCTGTGAACCCAGTAAAGATAATATCATTTCGCTTCCTCCAACATACGGAATGTATGGCGTTTTAGCGAATATTAATGCTGTTGAAAATAGAGAAGTTCTGCTATCGACAGATTTTCAGCCTCAAGTTGAAAAGATCTTAGAAGCTGTTGATGAGAACACAAAAATCATCTTTTTATGTTCGCCAAATAATCCAACCGGAAATTCTTTTTCAGATGAAAGTGTGGTCAAACTGCTTCAAAATTTTAATGGTTTAGTGGTAATTGATGAAGCATATATTGACTTCTCAGAAAAAGAAAGCTGGTTGACCGAAATTGACGAATATCCAAATTTAGTGATTACACAAACACTTTCAAAAGCGTATGGTTTGGCTGGAATTCGTTTAGGGATCTGTTATGCTTCTGAAGCTGTAATTTCGGTTTTAAATAAAATAAAACCGCCTTATAACGTTAATGAATTAACACAGCAAAGAGCTAAAGAACGTTTAAAAGATTCTGAAAAGATAAAACAAGAAATAGCTTCAATTATTGAACAAAGAGAAGAGTTGCTTAAAGTTTTACTTGAAGTAGGTTTTGTAGAAAAAGTATACCCAACTGAAGCTAATTTTATTCTGGCAAAAGTAGATGATGCTAACAAAAGATACAATCAATTAATTGAAAAGGGAATCGTTATCAGAAACCGAACCACACAGCCTTTATGCGAAAATTGTCTTCGTTTTACAATTGGGACAAAAGAGGAAAATGCTGTTGTAATTAGAGAATTGAAGTTGTTGAAATAGAAAAAATAGAATATAGAAGAAAGAATATAGAATATAGAAGAAAGAATATAGAATATAGAATAAGAATATAGAAGAAAGAGAAAAATGTAAGAACTTTAGAAGTAGGATCAAAAGTCCATCCTCTTTACTCTATTTTCTATACTCTTTATTCTCAAAAAATAAAACATGAAAAAAGTACTTTTTATCGATCGTGACGGAACGATTGTTTTAGAACCTGAAAATTATCAATTAGATAGCTTAGAGAAATTGGAATTTTATCCAAAAGCTTTTCAATATTTGGCTAAAATTGCTAATGAATTAGATTATGAACTGGCTATGGTAACCAATCAGGACGGATTAGGAACGGATAGTTTTCCGGAAGATACCTTTTGGCCAACGCAAAATTTCATTTTAAAAGCTTTTGAAAACGAAGGGGTTGTTTTTGACGAAATCTTTGTAGACAGAACTTTTCCAGAAGAGAACGCACCAACACGCAAACCCAGAACGGGAATGTTGACTAAATATTTGAACAATCCAGAATATGATTTGGAGAATTCTTTTGTTTTAGGAGATCGTTTAACAGATGTGGAATTGGCTAAAAACCTTGGTGCCAAAGCTATTTTTATGAATGATACAGATGGGATTGGCAGTAATGAAATTTCATCAAAACGTGAAGAATTGAACGAAACGATTGTTTTGCAAACTATGGATTGGAAGAAAATCTATGAGTTTTTAAAATTAGAAGCACGTTCGGCTTCAATTACTCGTAAAACAAACGAAACGGATATTTATATCAAATTAAATCTTGACGGAACAGGAAAAAGCAAAATTGATACTGGAATTGCCTTTTTCGATCACATGTTGGATCAAATCTCACGTCACGGCCAAATGGACTTAGAAATCCTTGTGAAAGGTGATTTAGAGGTTGATGAGCATCATACAATCGAAGATACTGCAATCGCTTTAGGTGAAGTTTTCGCGAAAGCGCTAGGAAACAAATTAGGAATTGAGCGCTACGGATTTTGTCTTCCAATGGATGATTGTCTAGCTCAGGCAGCAATTGATTTCGGCGGTAGAAACTGGCTGATTTGGGAAACCGAATTTAAACGTGAAATGGTTGGTAAAATGCCAACAGAAATGTTCTATCATTTCTTCAAATCGTTTACAGACGGCGCAAAAGCCAACTTAAATATCAAAGCAGAAGGAATCAACGAACATCATAAAATCGAAGCAATTTTTAAAGCATTCGCGAAAGCGATAAAAGTTGCCGTAAAAAGAGATACCGAGAAAATGATTTTGCCTTCGACGAAAGGAATGCTTTAATTAAGTCAAAAGTTGAAAGTCATAAAGTCAAAAGATTTCAATATTGTGGATATTCAAAATGACTTTAAGACTTTTGACTTTTGACTTTAAGACTAAAACAAAATGAAAATAGTAATTATAAATTACGGAGCAGGAAATATTCAGAGCATTATGTTTGCTATTGAAAGATTGGGATTTAAGGCCGTTTTGAGCAATAATCCTGATGAAATTAAATCGGCTGATAAAGTGATTTTTCCTGGCGTAGGCGAAGCAAGTTCGGCTATGGAAAAACTTCGAGAAAGTGGTTTGGACAGCTTAATTCCAGAATTAAAACAACCTGTTTTGGGGATTTGTCTCGGAATGCAGTTAATGTGCAATAAAACTGAAGAAGGAGACACCGAAGGTTTAGGAATTTTTGACGTTGATGTTGTGAAATTTTCAAACAACGTAAAAGTGCCTCAAATGGGATGGAATCAGATTTATGATTTAAAAACCGATTTGTTCAGCGGAATTTCTGAAAATGAGTTCATGTATTTAGTTCATAGTTTTTATGCGCCAAATTGTCCAGAATCTATTGCTACAACAAATTATGACGTTGAATATGCATCGGCTTTGCAAAAAGATAATTTTTACGGAACCCAATTCCACCCAGAAAAAAGCGGCGACGTGGGAGAGAAGATTCTTGGAAACTTTTTGAAACTAAAATCCAAAGATTAAAATCTAAATTCCAATATCAAAATCAGTTTCAATCAAAACATCAATTTTAGAAATTACTAATTCAATACTATTTTTTGAATAATCTAAAATCTAAAATCAACAATCTAAAATAGAAAAATGAGAATAATACCAGCCATAGATATCATTGAAGGAAAATGTGTTCGTTTGTCCAAAGGTGATTATGATACCAAGATAATTTACAACGAGAACCCGCTTGAAGTGGCGAAATCATTTGAAGCGCACGGAATTGAATATCTGCATTTAGTAGATCTTGACGGTGCAAAATCGAGCAAAATTGTTAATTACAAGATATTAGAACAAATTGCAACGCAAACGAGCTTAAAAATTGATTTTGGAGGCGGATTAAAATCGGATGACGATTTGAGAATTGCATTTGAAAGCGGTGCAAATCAGATTACAGGCGGAAGTATAGCCGTAAAAAACAGAGAAATCTTCGAAAAATGGATTTCAGAATACGGATCAGAAAAAATTATTTTAGGTGCTGATGCTAAAGATGAAAAAATCGCGGTTTCTGGTTGGTTAGAAGAATCAAATGAAGATTTAGTGCCTTTTATTCAGGATTATCAGTCAAAAGGAATTGAGTATGTTATCTGTACCGATATTGCAAAAGACGGAATGCTTCAAGGTCCAAGTTTTGATTTGTACAGCAAAATTTTAGAAGAAGCAAAAGGAATAAAATTAATTGCTTCTGGCGGAATTTCAACCTTCGACGAATTGCCAAAATTAGCGGAATTAGGCTGTGAAGGAACAATCATAGGAAAAGCGATTTACGAAGGAAGAATCACATTGAAGGAACTTGAAAATTATATTTTAAATAAATAGATATTTCGCAAAGATTCGCAAAACAAAACGCAAAGATTTACAAAATTTTGCGTAGCTCTGAGAATCTTTGTGAATCTCTGTGAAACAACAAAGATAATGTTAGCAAAAAGAATAATACCTTGCTTAGATATAAAAAACGGAAGAACCGTAAAAGGCGTCAATTTCGTTGATTTGCGCGATGCTGGAGATCCTGTGGAATTAGCTGAAATTTATTCGAGAGAAGGAGCAGATGAATTGGTTTTCTTGGATATTTCGGCAACAGAAGAAAGACGCAAAACACTGGTAAATATGGTGCGAAGCGTAGCAGAGAAAATCAATATTCCGTTTACAGTTGGCGGCGGAATTTCGTCTGTTGAAGATGTTGATATTTTGCTCAATAATGGTGCAGATAAAGTCTCTATCAATTCATCTGCAGTAAAAAATCCGCAATTGATAAATGATTTGGCGCAGAAATTTGGAAGTCAGTGTGTTGTAGTCGCAATAGATGCCAAACAAATTGACGGACAGTGGATTGTACATTTAGTTGGCGGAAAAGTACCGACAGAATTGAATTTATTCGATTGGGCTGTTGAAGTTGCAGAACGTGGTGCAGGAGAAATTTTATTTACTTCAATGGATAATGACGGAACTAAAAATGGGTTTGCAAATGAGGCTTTGGCGAAACTTTCCGAATTAGTTAATATTCCGATCATTGCTTCTGGAGGAGCAGGAAATATAAAGCATTTTGTTGATTCTTTTCAAGTAGGAAAAGCAGATGCGGCTTTGGCAGCAAGTGTTTTTCACTTTAAAGAAATCGAAATTAAAGCTTTGAAACAAGAATTAAGAAATAATGGCATTGAAATAAGGCTTTAATTGTAACAAGAGGCAAGAAGAAAGACCTTGTTTGATCTAAAATAACAGGATATCAGAAATCTAAAATCTGAAATCAAAAATCTAAAATTAATTATGGAAATCGATATCAAAAGCGCACACGGATTAATTCCGGCGATCATTCAGGATTCAGAAACAAAAAATGTTTTGATGCTGGGTTATATGAACGAAGAATCGCTTCAAAAAACAATAGAAACTCAAAAAGTAACTTTTTTCAGCCGTTCAAAACAAAGACTTTGGACAAAAGGCGAGGAGAGTGGTAACTTTTTGAACTTGGTAAGTATTAAAAATGACTGTGATGGCGATACGCTTTTAATTCAGGCAAAACCTGTAGGACCAACTTGTCATACAGGAGCAGATACTTGTTGGCAAGAACCAAATGACGCGAATTACGGTTTTATTTCTCAATTAGAAAACACAATCAAAACCAGAAGAGAAAATGCAGATTCTGAGAAAAGTTATATAGCTTCTCTATTTGAAAAAGGAATCAATAAAATTGCTCAAAAAGTAGGCGAAGAAGCTGTAGAAGTGGTTATTGAAGCAAAAGATGACAACGATGATTTGTTCCTTAGCGAAAGCGCCGATTTATTGTTTCATTATTTGATTCTCCTTCAAGCAAAAGGATATCAATTGAATGATGTTGTAGAAGTTTTAAAAGGACGCCAGAAATAGTTTATTGGCTTTTTCTCATGAAAAAAAAGTATTATGGTGTCATAATACTTTTTTTTATGTCAGGTATCTAAAAAAAAAGTATTTTTAGTTTTTAATAAGAGCTTTTATGAGATTCAATTTTTGTTTACTGTTTTTGTTCTATTCTGTGTTTAATTACGGGTTTAAGAAAGCTGTAATGCCATATTCGATGGTTGTTTCTAAGGCTAGTTTGATTGTTGATGGAACTATTTTTAAAGTTTCTAAAAATGAATATGAGTTCACGATAAGTGAGTTCATAAAAGGAAAATCAAGCTCAAAAATTAAGGTAGCAATCTGGAAAGAATGGCTATGTGATCCCAGAAATAAAGAGTTAAAAAAAGGACAAAGATTAATTTTATTTTTAGAAAGATCGTCTTATGGAAATTTTTATCCAATTAATGAAAGTACTGGAGAATTGTATGTAGACAATAATACTTTTCTCAATATATTCTTGCCTAAAGCTTTTTTAAATCCAACAGTTTTAAAAAAAGGGATTTCTATGTTTTTGGACACCTATACATTTTATGGAAATTTTAATGATAGATTTTATCAAAATATAAATTTCATGCGCAATAAGTCTATTTTTGAAGTTTATAAATTGACAAAAACGAATACGGCTTTTAAGTTTTTAGTTGATGATGCGGAGTATTATAAGCCAACAGAAGTACAATTTATGCCACTTATATAATTACCTCACAAATTCAAAAACTGCAAATTCCTGAGGCTGATGAAAACCAAATTTCAAACTCTTATAAGGCTGTAAAGCAAGATATTCGGTTGTGTTACCATAATCAATTCTAAAAGCATTTCCATTCCATTTAGTTCCGACTTTAGGTTTTGAAAAACTGCCATTTTTAATTTTTTTAAGACTGGAAAAAGGAACTTTTATTTCTACAGTGTATCCGTCTTTATTGATTTTACTGACAGTTTCTAAGCCTTTAATATCAAAATCCATTGCTGTATTCCATCCGCCACATTCTTCTGAGATGCATTTTAAAAGTAAATCGTAGTTTGTAGAAAATGCATTTACACCAATTTCAATATAGTTTTGACTGTCTCCATCGGGATCAAGAAAGATTTCGACCAAATCGTCAGTATTAAATATCTGCGAATCTTTCTTTTGTAAAGAACCGATAATTTGAGAATCATTGCATTTATAAGCGATGTATAAGTTTTCATCATTCCACGAAAGTGAAACAAAAGTATTTTGAGAAGCTTTGTCTCCGGAATTATGAATTACAAACGGACCGAGAAAAGGTGTTTTCCATTCTGATAAATCGCCGTCAATACTGATTTTTTCATTTGTTTTATAAATTGGAAAGGTTTGCGCATCAGTTGAATTTGTCCAAATAAGGCAAAAAAAGGCGGCGTATAGGTGAAATTTCATTTTTTCTGTTTTAAAAGACTAAAATAACGAAGAATAAATGAATATCTCGGTTAATTCTTTTGATGGGAAGTAAGACAAAGATTTAAACACTGAAAAAAACAGCTTTAACTGTAGATAAAAACTTTTATGTTATTGAATCTAAAATTACAAATTAATCTTTGCAGCTATTTTAAATGAAACCCCATAAATTTCTTATTTATTTGGGGTGTTTTTTATGAAGAAATCATAAAATTTTAGAATTCTTAATCCTAATGTTTACATTTGTGACAGATTAAGTTCGAATACTTTATTTATATTATAATTCTAACCAATGAAAAATTACTTTGGAAGCATTTTAACTGCTTTTCTAATTGGTTTTACTGCCAATGCTCAGGGACTTTTGAATAAGTCGGAAACCGTTTTTACACATCAGGATACTTTACGCGGAAGCATCACAAAAGAGAGAGTCTGGTGGGATTTAAAATATTATCACCTTGATGTAAAGGTTAAGCCTTCAGAAAAATTTATTTCAGGTTCAAATACTGTTCGTTATACTGTTTTAACAGAGAACAATCGTATGCAGATTGATTTGCAGGAACCAATGAATATTACGAAAGTGACTCAGAATGGTAAAGATTTAAAATTTGAAAGAAATGGAAATGCTTTCTTTATTACTTTAATAGAAAAACAAAAAGTTGGTGCAGTAAAAGAAATCGTAGTTTTCTTTGAAGGAAAACCAAAAGAAGCTGTTAGAGCTCCTTGGGATGGCGGTTTCTCTTGGAAAAAAGATAAAAACGGAAAAGATTTTATTGCTACGTCTTGTCAAGGTTTAGGCGCGAGCGTTTGGTGGCCATGTAAAGATCATATGTATGATGAAGTGGAGAATATGCTAATCAGCGTAAATGTTCCAGGAGATTTAACAGAGGTTTCTAACGGAAGATTACAAAGCGTTAAAAAAGAAAAAGATGGAACCAAAACCTTCAATTGGTATGTTGCAAATCCTATTAATAATTACGGCGTAAACATTAATATTGGTGATTACGTTAATTTTTCAGAAGTTTTTAAAGGCGAAAAAGGAAATTTAGACTGTAATTATTATGTTTTAAGAGACAATCTAGCTTTAGCAAAAGAGCAGTTTAAAGATGCTCCAAAAATGCTGAAAGCTTTTGAAAGCTGGTTTGGTCCTTATCCATTCTACGAAGACAGCTATAAATTGGTTGAAGTTCCGTATTTAGGAATGGAGCACCAAAGTTCTGTAACTTACGGAAATCAATATAAAAATGGTTATTTAGGACGTGATTTGAGTGGAACTGGCTGGGGATTAAAATTTGATTTTATCATCATTCACGAATCGGGACACGAATGGTATGCCAACAATATTACTTATAAAGATATTGCTGATATGTGGGTTCATGAAAGTTTTACAAACTATTCGGAAAGTTTATTTGTTGAATATTATTACGGAAAAGAGGCTGGAGCTGAATATGTAATTGGATGTAGAAAAAATATTCAAAATGATATTCCAATTATCGGGCATTATGATGTGAATAATGAAGGTTCTGGTGATATGTATCCAAAAGGAGCTTCAATGCTGCACATGATTCGTCAGGTAATCAATGATGATGCAAAATGGAAATCGATTTTGAGAGGTATGAATAAGACTTTCTATCACCAAACGGTTACTGGAAAACAGATTCAGGATTATATTAATGAGCAATCTGGAATTAACTTCAACAGAGTTTTTGCGCAATATTTAACTACAACTCAGATTCCAGTATTTGAATATATGTTTAAAAACGGAACTTTTGGCTACCACTGGACAAACTGTGTTTCTAAATTTGATATGCCAGTAAGAGTAAAATTAAATGGTGTTGAAACTTGGCTAAAACCAACAACAGAATGGCAATCAGTTAAAACAACAAACGAAGATAGGAAACTAGAAGTAGATAAAGATTTCTATGTAACGACTTCTAATATTGTAGAATAAAGTTTTTTAAAATTTCAAAATAAAAAATCCCAAATTCCAATTAAGTGGCGTTTGGGATTTTTTATTTTAGTTTTTTATATTAAACCCGGCAGGTTTTTAAAACCTGTAGCGTTTGTTTTCGTAACATTTTGTGATTTCGAAGGGAGAAATCGCGGTAATATTTCCAAACAGATAATCGCCAATCTTTATGGAGTTTCTAGTGTGATTTCTCCCTTCGGTCGAAATGACAAAAAGGTTTGAAAAACTTATTGTTTTTTAAACCTTTTTATTGGAATTTGGAATTTTTCTATTGAAATTTAAATAAATTATCGATTATTCAATTTCGCTTTCTCCTTTATAATATCAGCAATTTTTCTATTTTCGATTTTGCTTTCCAACCACGAAATAATATCAAGATATAAGAAAGCTCTTTTTTCGTAGGTATTCTTTTCAAGTTCTACGAAACGAGCATGCATTTTTTTGAACTCCTTTTTGATGTCAGCAGGGTAGAAGTTGTTTAAGTTTCTTAAAAACTTGATAATCTCTTTTTGAACCTCGTGCAAATCGTTCATTTTCAATAAGAACTTATAGGTGCTTTTTAAATGATTTTCTAAGTAATAATCTTTTCCAAGCTCATAATGCGCAATCAGAGACAATAATCTTGCAAAACACATTAAATCTTCACGCATAGTCAAGTTTTTGTTGTTGATGATCTTATCTAAGTAATTAATGCATTCATTGTATTTTTCGTTACCAAAATAAATAGAAGCAATTTTATAGAAAAACAACATTTCGTGATGCTCATCAAGATGTTCGCTGTGTACTTTCAGTTTATTTAAAATCTCAGGAATCAAGTATTCGCTTTCCGCGAATGTGCCTTCTAAAATATGCAGGTTTAATTTATTGTTGTATACATATAAGAAAGATAATGATGCAAGATTATCATTCGAAGGAAACTTAGGGTCTGCAATGGTTTCTTCTAAAAGATTTAAATATCTCTTGAAATTCGATGTATATTTAAGCATATAAAGCGATTCCAGAAAATAGTGGTTTCCTTTTAGAAAAAATACCGGATTCAGATAAATCATATTTGGATTATCATAAAAAAGCTGAACCCATTTATAAGCAAATTTATAACTCGCTAAGAAATCTTGTACCAGAAAGCTTCGCCAAAGATTAGCATTATAAAACCAGTATTTTTCGCGGAAACCAAACTTGCTTTCGTCTAGTTTTGCAATATGTCTGTTAAAATAGTCGTCTATATATTTATACTCTTCGTCACTTTTTACATACCCTGTTTTTAGCATGATGCCGTACAACTGCAGCGATAAGTTAGACAATTTGCTTGAAATTGTATTTCTATAATTTAATTCTTTGGCCTGAACAACCAATTCATCAGCGCGTCCTTGAATACTTCGTGTAATATATTGCGATTCGATTAGTTTTTCGAATTCAACAATTTCATACGCCATATATTTTTCGTCATTTTCTAAAGCCTGCTGTTTTGTCTTGTCTAGAATTTTTAAACTCTGTTTGTATAATCCTTTATTATATAGAATAACAGCAAAATCCATTTGCTCTCGAAGCTGATAGCGAATGTTCTGGCTAGGGATATTTAATCTTATACTTACTAGAATCTGTTTGTATAAGTATGATTTTAAGTTAGATAACTGTACTTTTTGGATAATACCACTTTTAAGAATGAGTTTTTCATCATAAACTTCAGATTTATCTAAAATATTGAATAATTCGATAAATTTTGTGTTTGAACTCGTTTCTAATCGGCTTGCAAAAATTTTAAACTGCCTTTTTTCTGATTTCGAAAGTGATTTGATTAGAACAAATAAGAAATCTTTTTGATGGTTAGCCATTGTAAAAAATAATAATATAACTTATTGATTAT
The Flavobacterium humidisoli DNA segment above includes these coding regions:
- the hisIE gene encoding bifunctional phosphoribosyl-AMP cyclohydrolase/phosphoribosyl-ATP diphosphatase HisIE, with product MEIDIKSAHGLIPAIIQDSETKNVLMLGYMNEESLQKTIETQKVTFFSRSKQRLWTKGEESGNFLNLVSIKNDCDGDTLLIQAKPVGPTCHTGADTCWQEPNDANYGFISQLENTIKTRRENADSEKSYIASLFEKGINKIAQKVGEEAVEVVIEAKDDNDDLFLSESADLLFHYLILLQAKGYQLNDVVEVLKGRQK
- a CDS encoding carbohydrate-binding family 9-like protein, encoding MKFHLYAAFFCLIWTNSTDAQTFPIYKTNEKISIDGDLSEWKTPFLGPFVIHNSGDKASQNTFVSLSWNDENLYIAYKCNDSQIIGSLQKKDSQIFNTDDLVEIFLDPDGDSQNYIEIGVNAFSTNYDLLLKCISEECGGWNTAMDFDIKGLETVSKINKDGYTVEIKVPFSSLKKIKNGSFSKPKVGTKWNGNAFRIDYGNTTEYLALQPYKSLKFGFHQPQEFAVFEFVR
- a CDS encoding M1 family metallopeptidase, producing MKNYFGSILTAFLIGFTANAQGLLNKSETVFTHQDTLRGSITKERVWWDLKYYHLDVKVKPSEKFISGSNTVRYTVLTENNRMQIDLQEPMNITKVTQNGKDLKFERNGNAFFITLIEKQKVGAVKEIVVFFEGKPKEAVRAPWDGGFSWKKDKNGKDFIATSCQGLGASVWWPCKDHMYDEVENMLISVNVPGDLTEVSNGRLQSVKKEKDGTKTFNWYVANPINNYGVNINIGDYVNFSEVFKGEKGNLDCNYYVLRDNLALAKEQFKDAPKMLKAFESWFGPYPFYEDSYKLVEVPYLGMEHQSSVTYGNQYKNGYLGRDLSGTGWGLKFDFIIIHESGHEWYANNITYKDIADMWVHESFTNYSESLFVEYYYGKEAGAEYVIGCRKNIQNDIPIIGHYDVNNEGSGDMYPKGASMLHMIRQVINDDAKWKSILRGMNKTFYHQTVTGKQIQDYINEQSGINFNRVFAQYLTTTQIPVFEYMFKNGTFGYHWTNCVSKFDMPVRVKLNGVETWLKPTTEWQSVKTTNEDRKLEVDKDFYVTTSNIVE